In one window of Episyrphus balteatus chromosome 3, idEpiBalt1.1, whole genome shotgun sequence DNA:
- the LOC129916763 gene encoding 3-oxoacyl-[acyl-carrier-protein] synthase, mitochondrial yields the protein MQSQKFVRFLKLNSFHKPTQRFNSNDTHRRVVVTGLGAVTPLGADVTISWQRILNGDAAITNLGEAYKGIPCQVAAQINTDDLKLENTFSKSDLKIMSPATIFSVLAAQEALAHAKLLDVADEEEKNRTGVCVGMGMFDLPEVYNAHASLTKGYNRVSPYFVPRLLPSMACGHISMRFGLRGPNHSVSTACATGAHAIGDAFRFIKYGDADVMVAGSGESCIDPLAIAGFCRLRALCTSFNDDPNRASRPFDEKRDGFVMGEGAAILILEELQHAKARNATIIAEILGYGLSGDAYHITSPSEDGTGAYLAMTRAMKDARIDPNSVGYINAHATSTPTGDKIEARAINRTFKEHTKNIGVSSTKGAHGHLLGSSGNLEGLFVVKACETGILPPSINVDKVGEGIDLNIVTKQEKWNSDKRIALKNSFGFGGTNACLCISSFVE from the coding sequence atgcaaagtcaaaaatttgttcGATTCTTAAAACTCAATTCCTTCCACAAACCAACTCAAAGATTCAACTCCAATGACACTCACCGCCGCGTTGTAGTAACCGGCCTTGGTGCAGTGACACCACTTGGAGCAGATGTCACAATCTCATGGCAAAGAATTCTCAATGGCGATGCAGCCATAACTAATTTAGGTGAAGCCTACAAAGGTATTCCTTGTCAGGTAGCCGCTCAAATCAATACAGATGATTTGAAacttgaaaatacattttccaaAAGCGATTTGAAAATTATGAGTCCAGCAACAATATTTTCTGTTCTTGCTGCTCAAGAAGCTCTGGCTCATGCCAAACTTCTTGATGTAGCTGATGAAGAAGAAAAGAACAGAACTGGTGTTTGTGTTGGCATGGGCATGTTCGACCTGCCAGAGGTTTACAATGCCCATGCTTCACTTACCAAAGGCTACAATAGAGTTAGCCCTTATTTCGTCCCGAGACTCTTGCCAAGTATGGCTTGTGGCCATATCAGTATGCGATTTGGTTTGCGTGGTCCAAATCATTCTGTGTCGACTGCTTGTGCCACAGGGGCACATGCCATTGGCGATGCTTTCCGTTTTATAAAATACGGAGATGCTGATGTCATGGTGGCTGGAAGTGGGGAATCTTGTATAGATCCTTTGGCAATAGCTGGGTTTTGCCGGTTAAGAGCTCTATGTACATCATTCAATGATGATCCAAATCGAGCTTCGAGACCATTTGACGAAAAACGAGATGGTTTCGTCATGGGTGAAGGGGCTGCTATATTAATATTGGAAGAGCTCCAACATGCCAAAGCAAGAAATGCCACCATCATAGCCGAAATACTCGGCTATGGTTTATCAGGTGATGCATATCACATAACATCGCCGAGTGAAGATGGTACTGGAGCTTATCTTGCCATGACTCGAGCAATGAAAGATGCTAGAATTGATCCAAATTCAGTTGGTTATATTAATGCACATGCTACCTCAACTCCAACTGGAGATAAAATCGAAGCTAGAGCAATAAATAGGACTTTTAAAGAGCACACGAAAAATATTGGAGTTTCTTCAACTAAAGGAGCACATGGTCATCTGTTGGGTTCATCTGGTAATCTTGAAGGATTGTTTGTTGTGAAGGCATGTGAAACTGGAATACTACCGCCATCAATAAATGTTGATAAAGTTGGCGAGGGGATCGATTTGAATATAGTTACGAAGCAAGAGAAATGGAATTCTGATAAGAGAATTGCTTTAAAGAATTCATTTGGATTTGGTGGCACTAATGCATGCCTTTGTATATCTAGTTTtgttgaataa
- the LOC129916757 gene encoding metastasis-associated protein MTA3 isoform X2 — MATNMYRVGDYVYFETSSSTPYLIRRIEELNKNQTGNVEAKVMCFYRRRDLPNPLVQLADKHQSSLDEDRTSPISTSAANIISEKNNESLSSKQRHQIKHRELFLSRQVETLPATHIRGKCSVTLLNETESLNSYLNKDDTFFYCLVFDPNQKTLLADKGEIRVGSRYQSEIPGKLKDVQLDERKLEDLETLVWTPNHNLTDRKIDQFLVVSRSIGTFARALDCSSSVKQPSLHMSAAAASRDITLFHAMDILHKHNYSMEDAMCSLVPSTGPVLCRDEIEDWSASEANLFEEALDKYGKDFNDIRQDFLPWKTLKQIVEYYYMWKTTDRYVQQKRVKAVEAELKLKQVYIPQYTKSNPAMNNPTKGGIFNGTTTNGGTDLSNNGKPCESCSSVASAQWYPWGPSHMTCRLCQNCYNYWKKYGGLKNATRLAEGSDTEVKKKQPTPATTPLGPITPTPVIVTETVIVDDEKVSDLSNRQCHRCSIVSCGKEFKLKTHLARHYAQAHGIAISSGSPRPIMKTRTAFYLHTNPMTRFARILCRKFIKTKKAARQTSFAINTMLIKHEFNLRLTGKSHLDIKNILLAKKRDRISVTKIANRLGSPGPGPHEWLILTPKDKLPKPDLVAFPKPPKAPDGSLLYERIPNKVVEIEKDVTIIPPAILRKRPIEEMNGADVTIIQGPPPKRPNKDPMPSHCPSPEQFAAMMAASGQPLARHHLNGKPKITQMSRTGSGRKQVISWMDAPDDVYFRATDSSKKARKVLSVVELRRAARKPWRNLPIKQMVPRPIDPQVVILD; from the exons CATCATTGGATGAAGATCGAACTAGTCCGATAAGTACATCGGCGGCTAATATCATAtcggaaaaaaataatgaatcgCTGTCATCGAAGCAACGTCACCAAATAAAACATCGAGAATTATTTCTATCCCGACAAGTTGAAACATTGCCCGCCACCCACATAAGAGGAAAATGTTCTGTTACATTATTAAATGAAACAGAATCGCTCAATAGTTATCTTAATAAAGAC gatacatttttttattgtttggttTTTGATCCAAATCAAAAAACCTTATTGGCTGACAAAGGTGAGATACGTGTAGGAAGCCGATATCAGAGTGAGATTCCTGGAAAACTAAAAGATGTACAATTGGATGAGCGAAAGCTAGAGGATCTTGAAACCCTTGTATGGACGCCAAATCACAATCTAACTGACAGAAAAATAGATCAGTTTTTGGTTGTTTCACGGTCTATTGGAACATTTGCCCGCGCACTAGACTGTAGTAGTTCGGTTAAACAGCCATCGCTGCATATGTCAGCGGCTGCTGCCAGTAGGGATATAACCTTG tttcaTGCCATGGATATTCTTCATAAGCACAATTATTCTATGGAAGATGCTATGTGCTCGTTAGTTCCTTCCACTGGGCCGGTTCTCTGTAGAGATGAAATAGAGGACTGGAGTGCATCTGAGGCTAATTTATTTGAAGAGGCACTTGATAAATACGGAAAAGACTTTAATGATATTCGACAGGATTTC ctaCCATGGAAAACTTTAAAACAAATAGTAGAATATTATTACATGTGGAAGACCACAGATAGATATGTACAACAAAAGCGAGTGAAAGCTGTGGAAGCTGAATTAAAGCTCAAACAGGTTTACATTCCACAATACACAAAAAGTAATCCGGCGATGAACAACCCTACCAAAGGTGGAATATTCAACGGAACCACAACTAATGGTGGAACTGATTTATCTAATAATGGAAAACCATGTGAATCATGCTCAAGTGTTGCGTCAGCTCAG TGGTATCCCTGGGGACCCTCTCATATGACATGTCGATTGTGTCAGAATTGTTATAACTACTGGAAAAAATACGGAGGTTTAAAAAATGCAACGAGATTAGCCGAAGGAAGTGATACAGAGGTTAAGAAGAAACAGCCCACACCAGCTACAACACCTCTTGGACCCATTACACCCACCCCAGTTATTGTCACAGAAACTGTTATAGTTGATGATGAGAAAGTAAGCGATCTTTCTAATCGTCAGTGTCACAG ATGTTCGATTGTGAGCTGTGGTaaagaatttaaattgaaaacacaTTTAGCGCGACATTATGCCCAAGCGCATGGTATTGCGATTAGTTCTGGATCGCCGCGTCCCATAATGAAAACTCGCACTGCTTTCTATCTCCATACAAATCCTATGACACGTTTTGCTCGAATTTTATGTAGAAAGTTTATCAAAACTAAAAAAGCTGCCCGGCAGACatcatttgcaataaatacaATGCTGATTAAGCATGAAT TTAACTTACGTTTGACTGGGAAATCTCATTtggatataaaaaatattttattagctAAGAAGAGGGATAGAATTAGTGTGACGAAAATTGCTAATCGTTTAGGATCTCCAGGGCCTGGCCCACACGAGTGGCTGATATTGACGCCCAAAGATAAATTGCCCAAACCTGATTTAGTGGCATTTCCAAAGCCCCCAAAAGCACCCGATGGATCTTTGCTATATGAACGTATTCCGAATAAAgttgttgaaatcgaaaaagatGTTACAATTATACCACCTGCAATATTACGCAAGCGACCAATTGAAGAGATGAATGGCGCAGATG tTACAATTATACAAGGCCCACCACCAAAACGGCCAAATAAGGATCCAATGCCATCACATTGTCCTAGTCCTGAACAGTTTGCAGCAATGATGGCTGCTTCTGGGCAGCCATTAGCTAGACAccat ttAAATGGAAAACCAAAAATCACACAAATGTCAAGAACGGGATCTGGCCGAAAACAAGTGATCAGTTGGATGGATGCTCCAGATGATGTGTATTTTAGAGCTACCGATTCAAGCAA AAAAGCTAGAAAAGTGTTATCCGTAGTGGAGCTTCGGCGAGCAGCTCGTAAACCATGGCGAAACCTACCCATCAAACAAATGGTGCCCAGACCAATTGATCCACAGGTTGTGATACTAGACTGA